The following is a genomic window from Hippoglossus stenolepis isolate QCI-W04-F060 chromosome 14, HSTE1.2, whole genome shotgun sequence.
TCTAACCCTGCATCTGTGCACATGGGGGAGTGCACGTGGAAGTGTGCATGTACATACGCaaccacaaaataaaagaagagcaATAGTGCAGTAAGtgccccaccaccaccaccaggcgCTAAACTGACCAATAACAGATGAGAGGACCTTGGAGTCCTTGGCTCATACGCTTAACACATGCAGCAACACTTTGCTGACTTGCCAGGAAACTGAAAATCCCACTTCTAGAGTCAAGCAAACCAGAGACCACCTGGAGGAGGTCCAGCTCTGCCAGCTGATCAGGGTCGCAGTGTGAGCTCAAAGGTGAGGGGCAGAGGCAGAGTATGATGCAGCCACAGACCGAACAAGTTTGAATTGTAATCTAAGGAGGAACTCATCTTATTTGACAGTTTACATCGCCCTTAATGTTCTTGTGTATACGTGTTCTGTGTGCTGGACCACATCCACGCTCACCTTGGAATTTGAAGCCCTCTATCTGCACCCACAGGCACAGGTCCTCCGTGTCACAGTCGCACCTCCAGGGGTTCCCGCTGAGGCCCAGGGAGCGCAGCGCGGGCAGGGCGATGAGGCTGCTGATGTTGAGAGCCGTCAGGTTGTTCCGGCTCACATCCAGCACCTGCAGAGCCATGTTCTCCGAGAAGGCGTCCGAGTGGACCTCGCTCAGACTCGGGTTATCCGTCAGCCGGAGCATCACCAGAGACGCCAGGGGCCCGAAAGTCCGGTCCTCGATCTGCAGCAGCGTGTTAAAAGACAAGTCCAGGTAGGCGAGTTTGCGCAAGTTCCCGAAGGTGGACTCGGAGATCTCGGTCAGAGAGTTGTTGCTGCAGTCCAGGTAGACCAGGTCGGACAGGTAGTTGAGCTGCAGCGCCGGCAGGTCCCCGATGCGGTTGTTGGAGATGATGAGCTGCCGGGTGGCCAGGGGCAGGTCATTGGGGAACTGGGTGAGCTCCTGCCCGGCGCACTGGACCACCAGCTGGTCGTCGCACACGCATCTGTCCGGGCAGCCGGCTGTGAGGACCGGCGAGGGGGCCACCCCCATCACGAagataaagaggaagaggagccggAGGGATTGGGCGCTGGGCTCAGGCAAGAGACGCATGACGAGGCCGCCCAGCGCGTCATGAACTCCGGCTGAGCTGGACCAGGACTCCCCGGCGCTCCCCGGGCATCCTGCATGGGTGTGCGGAGCTGGGAGAGAGGCGAGGCGGCTTCTCTGGGTGTGTGGCTTTCGCTGCCTGGAAGCCTGGCTGCTGAATATATCcagcctctctttctctcgctctctctcaggaaGACTATCGGTCAGTCACTCACACGCACTCTGGCGCGCCACGCACGTCGCCACAAGGCATCGTTTCAGAAGGTGACCGAAAGACGCGCGTTGCTCTGTGGGTGACAATCATGCGGCTGAACGGACGCTGTCCCGCCAGAGAGGTCCACGGAACCACTGAGCGATGTCGATCATCCCCTTGGTGACTCATCTTCGTGAATTACTTGTCTCCAGCGGAGCGCGTTGTTTCGTTAGTTTCCAAACAAATGCCATGACTTGCGCAAAATCCTGGATGGGGACTCCTCGGAATCTTCTCGCCACCGCTCGCATGTGTCCTTGACTGTGCtctgtgtgagtgcgtgtggGTCTGAAGTGCCTCGCCGTCCAGCAGCCAGTGTGTTCCTCTCTCAGGAGAACTGGGGAAAGTGCGTCCTTCCCTCCTCTGCGCTCACACAGCTCTGACACTGTGGCTCTGCTGCGCTGTGGAGATGCTGGCTCGCTCTGCGCGCCCTCCCTCTCCATGCGCGctcaca
Proteins encoded in this region:
- the LOC118120852 gene encoding leucine-rich repeat-containing protein 52 — translated: MRLLPEPSAQSLRLLFLFIFVMGVAPSPVLTAGCPDRCVCDDQLVVQCAGQELTQFPNDLPLATRQLIISNNRIGDLPALQLNYLSDLVYLDCSNNSLTEISESTFGNLRKLAYLDLSFNTLLQIEDRTFGPLASLVMLRLTDNPSLSEVHSDAFSENMALQVLDVSRNNLTALNISSLIALPALRSLGLSGNPWRCDCDTEDLCLWVQIEGFKFQDEGQTVCHSPPELAGQRLAEVGMQLRADCHQGLGYWDYLFFIAIGFVIFSAGTVSAWVMGVLMVLYERYSKRKSEELDSDDEDERGGMSGGGSGGSGNQGNGDLIKPGMQV